A region from the Vicia villosa cultivar HV-30 ecotype Madison, WI linkage group LG3, Vvil1.0, whole genome shotgun sequence genome encodes:
- the LOC131655097 gene encoding probable 2-oxoglutarate-dependent dioxygenase AOP1, producing MDIECGIPILDFRKSTGVTLEEGSHGWKEMSKKVREAFESHGAFLLRCDEIPHELRKEMFTGMKSLFDLPEETKLKYTGTGNFRGYNKLPGLPHSHSFSIDDAFQSDTTKKFTNLMWSEGNPSFSEALISFSSKARELNSLILKMAVEGFGLPEKYILEVEELNSNANSRMTKYQLPEENEGFAITCVPHTDKGTITFLCEDEVPGLQVLQKSGNWADVKFPPNGFIVIVGDMLQAWSNGRFKAPMHRVVLRGNKERFVFILFSVPKKETIVKAPSELIDEEDHPSLYKSFPFQEFMDFLKIYGTKEGELKAFAGL from the exons atggATATTGAGTGTGGAATTCCAATTTTAGATTTTCGTAAGAGTACTGGAGTGACACTAGAAGAAGGAAGTCATGGATGGAAAGAAATGAGTAAGAAAGTGAGAGAAGCATTTGAAAGTCACGGTGCTTTTCTCTTAAGATGTGATGAAATACCACATGAATTACGTAAAGAAATGTTTACGGGTATGAAATCTTTGTTTGACCTACCCGAGGAGACAAAGCTGAAGTACACTGGCACAGGGAATTTTAGAGGCTACAACAAACTTCCTGGCCTTCCCCATAGTCACAGTTTTAGTATTGATGATGCTTTTCAGTCAGATACAACTAAAAAATTCACTAATCTCATGTGGTCAGAAGGAAATCCATCTTTCag CGAGGCACTTATTTCTTTTTCCTCAAAAGCACGAGAACTTAACTCGCTTATTCTTAAAATGGCTGTGGAGGGCTTTGGCCTTCCTGAAAAATACATTTTAGAAGTTGAAGAGTTGAATAGCAATGCTAATTCACGAATGACAAAGTATCAACTTCCCGAAGAAAATGAAGGTTTTGCTATTACTTGTGTGCCTCACACAGACAAAGGTACCATAACCTTTTTATGCGAGGATGAAGTTCCAGGTCTGCAGGTATTACAAAAATCGGGCAATTGGGCTGATGTAAAATTTCCTCCAAATGGTTTTATTGTAATTGTTGGTGACATGTTGCAG GCATGGAGCAATGGGAGATTCAAAGCACCAATGCATAGAGTGGTGTTAAGAGGAAACAAAGAGAGATttgtatttattcttttttcagtGCCAAAGAAAGAGACCATCGTTAAGGCACCCTCTGAgttgattgatgaagaagatcACCCTTCCCTTTACAAGTCATTCCCTTTTCAAGAGTTTATGGATTTTCTTAAGATATATGGCACTAAAGAGGGAGAACTCAAAGCATTTGCTGGACTTTAA